The genomic interval CTAAAGCCTGAACATTTAAACTATATGCAAGATAAGTTTAATAATTTAGAAGAGTTTGAAGAAACTGAATTAAAATTTGATCTTGAAGGTGAAGAAAAAAAGTTATTTATATCAAAGGAAAATTTAGCTAATGAAATAAAGAAATTAGAAAATTCTATAAAGGATATAACAGACTATAACAAATCAAAAGCATTGAATGAAATAATTGAATTGGCAGAAGCTGATAACTATAGTCAAGATTATATTGCATATAAAGGAAACTATATAAAAAAATTCGATAAAAATGTCGCTGAGCAATATAGAGATGATTTAAGAGCAATTGAAATTGAAAAAAGAGAAGAGAAAAAAAATACTACAAAAGAGCAAGAAAAAGTTTTAATCCCAAAAGATAATATTGAAAGACTAGATTATATTGAAGATATGGAAAAAATAACTGAAGAAGAAGTTGAACTTCCTAGTTCTCTTAGATATTCAGATGGTATAGAATTAAAAGAGCATCAAAAAGAAGGTCTTTTAAGAATGCAGTCTCTATATAAAAAGTCAAATGTTAATGGTTTGCTACTTTGTGATGATATGGGATTGGGAAAAACTATACAGATACTCTCTTTCTTAGCTTGGTTAAAAGAAAAAGAAGCTTTAAGACCTTCACTACTAATAATGCCTACTTCTTTGATAACAAATTGGTATGATGAGAAGAATATAGGTGAAATTCAAAAATTCTTTTTAGATGACACATTTAAAGTAAAAATACTAGATGGAAAAAAATCAAGAGATGAAATTTCTGAGTTGAGAAACTATGATTTAGTACTGACATCTTATGAATCTCTAAGAATAAACCATAAAGAAACAGGTTATATTGAGTGGAAAGTTGTAGTTTGTGATGAAGCACAAAAGATGAAAAATCCTAAAACACTTTTAACCACAGCAGTTAAAACACAAAATGCACTTTTTAAAATAGCTTGTAGTGCAACACCTATAGAAAATACTGTTGTAGACTTATGGTGTTTAACAGACTTTGTTAAGCCTGGTCTATTAGAAACTCAAAAAGATTTTGAAAAAAAATACATGAAACCTTTATCTGCAAGTGATATAAATGACGAAAAAAGGCAAGAAATTAACAATAAATTAAGTGATCTTTTAGGAGAATTTTACTTGAGAAGGGAAAAAGAAAAAGTTCTAACATCAGATTTTCCAAAAAAAATAGTTATATATGATAAAATAAAACCTTCAAGTCAACAAGAAGATATAATAGAAAAGTTAAAAAACACTGGAAAAGCTGCACTAGCTATAATTCAAGGAATGATAATGACTTGTAGCCATCCACAACTTGTAGATAGAGATGTAGATGAAGTTCCTCTTGGAAGTGAAGAGAGTTTAATAGAAGAAGCATATAAACTAGAACATATTTATACTATATTGACAGAAGTAAAAAAGAAAAATGAAAAAGCCATTATTTTTACAAAATATAAGAAAATGCAAAAAATTTTATGGAATGTTATAAAATATTGGTTTGATATAGAAGTTGGTATAGTAAATGGAGATGCAGATAAAGCTTCAAGAAGAAGAATATTAGACGATTTTAGAAAAAAAGAAGGTTTTAATGCTATAATCTTATCTCCAGAAGCAGCAGGAGTCGGACTTAATATTGTTGAAGCAAACCATGTTATTCATTATACTAGGCATTGGAATCCTGCAAAAGAAGAACAAGCTACAGATAGAGCATATAGAATAGGACAAAAAAAAGATGTATATGTTTATTATCCTATTATCTCTAATGTTGAAAAGATAGAAAGAGATGAATATCGTAGTGTTGATGAGTGGATAAGAAAGCAATTGGAAATAGATATGACTGACAGTTCTCCTGAAGAAAAATTAAATAGAATCATTGTAAAAAAGAAAAGAATGCTTAAAGATTTCTTCTTG from Fusobacterium pseudoperiodonticum carries:
- a CDS encoding SNF2-related protein translates to MGIIERLFKKTKETDKKLKLSLEYEEKYIKIILKIGDKIISLKDLKDEVDISSLSKSDIFEVDENGDTLLLDYDEIYSLDRSTLKLLKLPSFFPGIVYIDNKGYFGSSKVEFSYKISFCLDEYHIVNANYVESISSSERYILTKEQYDLIKLINQYNNDDSKNKEANEQYKMLNAIKDVSHKTNLLLNETIKKEDDLVLLENIELDFLESDEDYLEVVPQSSQLSEKQNKSLREAFKKANLSQNFYLLNIDNKKVKVVVNRELKDALKVVKSNEKISKKDFVKRESPIFEDIDSDIVEFNYGPRVIGLGYLNYRPSPAPNMSEMDWFTKEFPKIMTDTPITLKPEHLNYMQDKFNNLEEFEETELKFDLEGEEKKLFISKENLANEIKKLENSIKDITDYNKSKALNEIIELAEADNYSQDYIAYKGNYIKKFDKNVAEQYRDDLRAIEIEKREEKKNTTKEQEKVLIPKDNIERLDYIEDMEKITEEEVELPSSLRYSDGIELKEHQKEGLLRMQSLYKKSNVNGLLLCDDMGLGKTIQILSFLAWLKEKEALRPSLLIMPTSLITNWYDEKNIGEIQKFFLDDTFKVKILDGKKSRDEISELRNYDLVLTSYESLRINHKETGYIEWKVVVCDEAQKMKNPKTLLTTAVKTQNALFKIACSATPIENTVVDLWCLTDFVKPGLLETQKDFEKKYMKPLSASDINDEKRQEINNKLSDLLGEFYLRREKEKVLTSDFPKKIVIYDKIKPSSQQEDIIEKLKNTGKAALAIIQGMIMTCSHPQLVDRDVDEVPLGSEESLIEEAYKLEHIYTILTEVKKKNEKAIIFTKYKKMQKILWNVIKYWFDIEVGIVNGDADKASRRRILDDFRKKEGFNAIILSPEAAGVGLNIVEANHVIHYTRHWNPAKEEQATDRAYRIGQKKDVYVYYPIISNVEKIERDEYRSVDEWIRKQLEIDMTDSSPEEKLNRIIVKKKRMLKDFFLTCGGEFDDDMTKEFAAMSNEVGKDLSIEVIDNIDHMEFEKLAVVLLEKEFNSKYGLVTVKSGDKGIDGVIFSEKGNILIQTKHTKRLDSNAAGDLFRGEKFYSDELNKDFPKLIVFTSASKNNISEDIKQLEKMGKVEIYYREKVTELLNKYPTKITELVDRDKRYSIEDIKNYIIDRHI